Genomic DNA from Gimesia aquarii:
GGCAACGTCTGTCACAAAGTTATCTGCACCTAACCATTTCTCTTTTTTGGGAGCAGGAGCTCCCGCATTCATACCGACTCCCGGATTCCAAAGCGCGGGCAAGGTATGTCTAATGGCAGACATATAGGTTGTAAAGACAGGGTATTTTGTGTCAGGATTTTCGTCCTGATAAGAGTCCATTTTCTCGACAAGCTTATTGTGAGCAATTTTGGGGTGTCGATGATGGGGACCATGTACGAAAATGTCGAAGTTGATATATGTGCAAACCCGAGTAATCAGATTAGAACCGATGACGGTTCGTGTTCCCAGCAAAGGATCGTAACTTTGCATTCCCAGGTGTTCTGTGAATTTACGAAATGTCTGAATGACACTGGCAACCCAATGCGGAATGACCCAGGCAACGAGAAAAGGAACCCAGAGAGAGAACCAGGCAACAGTACCCAAGATCAACGCCCAGACCGCTGCCATGGCTGCGTATTCCATCCGCATGGCTTTCATGATTGCAGGCTTTTTCACCGGTGTGTTCTTACTGAAACACAGGCGACTGTAAACTAAGGGGGAAGTGATAAACCCAAACGGAAATTCCATCCAACAGAAGATACGACGGAAGTTCAACGACGTATTAGGGTCGGAATAAGGCCATAATTCCCAGTCACCTGGCTTATTCAAGTAAGCATGATGACGAATATGAGCTTCGCGATAAGCGGTATAGGAAACAAACAGCATGGTGCCAATGGCGCGACCTAACCAGATGCTAACCCAGGGTTTTCCACATATTCCCTGGTGGGACGTTTCATGAAAACAGCTCGACCAGCAAAACATGCTATACGCGGCGATAAGCGTCCACCCTATCTGGAAATACCAGGCACTAGTGGGCCATTGAAAGGCCAATGCTAATATCGCTGCACTGCCAAACAAGGAATGTAAAAACCGGGGAGTCGTTGACTTCGTCTCGAGATCGCTGATCTCTTTGGCGGTGTAATGAGTAACAGACACGGCACGTACCTCCTGGTTGTGCTCAAACTTTCAAAACGATTCGTTAAATTACGTATCGGAAAGGAGAGCCTATGTTCCATCAGGGGAAATGCAACATTTTGTCTGGTTCACATTGAGTTTTACCAGACTTGAGTTTCTTCACTCAAACTTCCCGATACTACTAAAGTAAGTCGGTAAAGGAGTGATGCATAATTGAAACACTCAAACAAAACAGATAATTAATAGAGCGTGCAAAAAGATTGCCGATTATATCGATTTCAGTGATTAAAACACTGAAATGATGACATGACATACTTCAGGTACGAAGGATTGATGCCATACCGATGGTCATTACTTTTTGGATGGTAAATACAGAGACGAATCGGGAAATAATTTTTTGGTCATCAGTATTGTTTTTGAATTGCCGCCATTCCAGATATCCCATTGAGGATCCGCGTATTTCGCAAAGAATTGATCCATTCTCTGTTTGAGTTCGTTGCGAGTCCTATTGAATTTAGAATTTTCAATCAAATTTGTTCGTTCACCAGAGTCTTGCGTCAGATCATAAAGCTCGTTTGGACTCTCGCGAAAACGTTCGATGTATTTCCAGTCTTTCGTACGGATGGCACGCACATTTTCAAACTCATAAAAGACGACTTCAGACCAGGGAACCTGTTTACCTTTCAAAACCGGTGCAAAGTTTCGACCGGGTGTTGCTGGTTGAGTGGGAATTTTGTCCTGCATTCCCAAATAGCTCAACAATGTGGGATAAACATCATAATTGGCAACCATCATATCTTGTCGAGCTCCCGATACTATTTTGCCCGGATGAGAAAAAATGAGCGGGATACTGATTGTCCAGTCAAATGCTGTGAGAGGCCTGGTATGATCGCCCATACCCCAATAGCCACTATGACCGCCGGCTAAGCCCTGATCTGCAGTAAAAATGACCAACGTATTCTCACGCAATCCGAGGTCTTTTAGTGTTTGCATGATTTGGCCCACACCATCGTCAACCGCAGAAACCTCTGCAGCATATTTTCGAATGATGTTTAAATCACCAATCCAGTCACCATAGTTGAAATTCCAGGGCTGTGCTTTTTCTCGGGGAAAAGAGGGAAATGTCTTTTTTTCGTATTCATCCTTAAACCGATTTTTGATCGGTTCCTTCATAGCAGCCCCCAAACCATAAGGGCCATTGTAGGTCAGAAATAAAAAGAACGGTTTATTCTGGTTTTGTTTGATGAATTTGATTCCATGCTGTGTCCACAGATCTGTCAGATAGGTCGGTTCATCACGAATTTTCTCGTGCTCGATTACTTTCTGGTTATAAAAACCCGAACTGGCACCATGCGGCTTCGTTATCCAGTATGAAAATCCTTCCTGAGGATAAAGATTATCACCCAGATGCCATTTT
This window encodes:
- a CDS encoding fatty acid desaturase family protein, which produces MSVTHYTAKEISDLETKSTTPRFLHSLFGSAAILALAFQWPTSAWYFQIGWTLIAAYSMFCWSSCFHETSHQGICGKPWVSIWLGRAIGTMLFVSYTAYREAHIRHHAYLNKPGDWELWPYSDPNTSLNFRRIFCWMEFPFGFITSPLVYSRLCFSKNTPVKKPAIMKAMRMEYAAMAAVWALILGTVAWFSLWVPFLVAWVIPHWVASVIQTFRKFTEHLGMQSYDPLLGTRTVIGSNLITRVCTYINFDIFVHGPHHRHPKIAHNKLVEKMDSYQDENPDTKYPVFTTYMSAIRHTLPALWNPGVGMNAGAPAPKKEKWLGADNFVTDVAREILSDRDVAKPHQA
- a CDS encoding sulfatase family protein; amino-acid sequence: MSQVISLMFRVCLFSLFCSSGINLLAAAEQKQPNVVIIMTDNHGEWTLGCYGNRDIKTPNIDRLAKEGTLFTRAFANNAVCSPTRATFLTGLMPCQHGVHCYLRPRIQTGPDAFNTLEEFQSIPQVLHDAGYVCGLSGKWHLGDNLYPQEGFSYWITKPHGASSGFYNQKVIEHEKIRDEPTYLTDLWTQHGIKFIKQNQNKPFFLFLTYNGPYGLGAAMKEPIKNRFKDEYEKKTFPSFPREKAQPWNFNYGDWIGDLNIIRKYAAEVSAVDDGVGQIMQTLKDLGLRENTLVIFTADQGLAGGHSGYWGMGDHTRPLTAFDWTISIPLIFSHPGKIVSGARQDMMVANYDVYPTLLSYLGMQDKIPTQPATPGRNFAPVLKGKQVPWSEVVFYEFENVRAIRTKDWKYIERFRESPNELYDLTQDSGERTNLIENSKFNRTRNELKQRMDQFFAKYADPQWDIWNGGNSKTILMTKKLFPDSSLYLPSKK